In Novosphingobium sp. MMS21-SN21R, a single genomic region encodes these proteins:
- the rpoC gene encoding DNA-directed RNA polymerase subunit beta', which translates to MNDLTKFTNQIAKPETFDQIQIGLASPERIRSWSFGEIKKPETINYRTFKPERDGLFCARIFGPVKDYECLCGKYKRMKYKGVVCEKCGVEVTVTKVRRERMGHIELAAPVAHIWFLKSLPSRIGLLLDMQLKQLERILYFESYVVIEPGLTPLENYQLLTEDELLDAQDEYGEDAFSAGIGAEAVKHMLMNLDLVQERDDLMEELRTTKSELKPKKIIKRLKVVESFIDSGNRPEWMILDVVPVIPPELRPLVPLDGGRFATSDLNDLYRRVINRNNRLKRLIELRAPDIIVRNEKRMLQEAVDALFDNGRRGRVITGANKRPLKSLSDMLKGKQGRFRQNLLGKRVDYSGRSVIVTGPELKLHQCGLPKKMALELFKPFIYARLDAKGLSMTLKQAKKWVEKERKEVWDILDEVIREHPVMLNRAPTLHRLGIQAFEPVLIEGKAIQLHPLVCSAFNADFDGDQMAVHVPLSLEAQLEARVLMMSTNNILSPANGKPIIVPSQDMVLGIYYLSMDRAGEPGEGMMLADMAEVHQALEVKAVTLHSKIIARVPQTDEAGKQYLKRFETTPGRMLIGECLPKNFKVPFDVVNRLLTKKDVGDVIDEVYRHTGQKDTVLFADAIMSLGFRHAFKAGISFGKDDMIIPDSKDALVAETKELVADYEQQYQDGLITQQEKYNKVIDAWSRCGDQVANAMMDEIRAEPIDEETGRLKPINSIYMMSHSGARGSPAQMKQLAGMRGLMAKPSGEIIETPIISNFKEGLTVLEYFNSTHGARKGLADTALKTANSGYLTRRLVDVSQDCVVIEEDCGTERALEMRSIVQGGATIASLGERILGRTLAEDLVEAKTGEVVAFKGDLLDEPAITRIEAAGFQSARIRSPLVCEATMGVCGKCYGRDLARGTPVNIGEAVGVIAAQSIGEPGTQLTMRTFHIGGAAQVNEQSHLEAISDGTVVYRDIPTITDKRNRRLSLARNGEIVLMDTDGRERAIHRVPYGTHLIHENGSIVAQGDRLAEWDPFTTPVITEKPGIVRYQDLVDGKTLTEQTDEATGMTSRVITENRSINRSKKEDLRPRLTLLDDDSGEAARYLLAVGTTLSVEDGQRVEAGEILARASREAAKTRDITGGLPRVAELFEARKPKDNSIIAKIAGRIEFVRDYKAKRKIAIIPEEGEPVEYLVPKSRVIDVQEGDYVKKGDNLISGSPDPHDILEVMGVEALAEYLVAEIQEVYRLQGVKINDKHIEVIVRQMLQKVEITNGGDTTLLAGEQVDLEEMLEVNAKLEEGFAPAEGKPVLLGITKASLQTRSFISAASFQETTRVLTQAAVEGKTDSLIGLKENVIVGRLIPAGTGAGMNRLRVAANSRDAALRASYRKLQESLIAPASAAEEHAAELAQGPEAAIGDDPLAAVEGETHGTDADAGDYLIEGSED; encoded by the coding sequence ATGAACGACCTGACCAAATTCACGAACCAGATTGCGAAGCCCGAGACGTTCGACCAGATCCAGATCGGTCTGGCGTCGCCTGAGCGCATTCGCAGCTGGTCCTTCGGCGAAATCAAGAAGCCGGAAACCATCAACTACCGCACGTTCAAGCCCGAGCGTGACGGCTTGTTCTGCGCGCGCATCTTCGGTCCGGTGAAGGACTACGAGTGCCTGTGCGGCAAGTACAAGCGCATGAAGTACAAGGGCGTCGTCTGCGAAAAGTGCGGCGTCGAAGTGACCGTGACCAAGGTCCGCCGCGAGCGCATGGGCCACATCGAACTGGCAGCACCAGTTGCGCACATCTGGTTCCTCAAGTCGCTGCCGTCGCGCATCGGCCTGCTGCTCGACATGCAGCTCAAGCAGCTTGAGCGCATCCTCTACTTCGAAAGCTACGTGGTTATCGAGCCGGGCCTGACCCCGCTCGAGAACTACCAGCTCCTGACCGAAGACGAACTGCTCGACGCGCAGGACGAGTACGGCGAAGACGCCTTCTCGGCCGGCATCGGCGCAGAAGCGGTCAAGCACATGCTGATGAACCTCGATCTGGTTCAGGAGCGTGACGACCTGATGGAAGAGCTGCGGACCACCAAGTCCGAACTCAAGCCCAAGAAGATCATCAAGCGCCTCAAGGTCGTGGAATCGTTCATCGATTCGGGCAACCGCCCTGAATGGATGATCCTTGATGTCGTTCCGGTCATCCCGCCAGAACTGCGCCCGCTGGTGCCGCTGGACGGTGGCCGCTTCGCGACCTCGGATCTCAACGATCTCTATCGCCGCGTGATCAACCGCAACAACCGCCTCAAGCGTCTGATCGAGCTGCGCGCGCCGGACATCATCGTCCGCAACGAAAAGCGCATGCTGCAGGAAGCGGTTGACGCGCTGTTCGACAACGGCCGCCGTGGCCGCGTGATCACCGGTGCCAACAAGCGTCCGCTGAAGTCGCTGTCAGACATGCTCAAAGGCAAGCAGGGCCGCTTCCGCCAGAACCTTCTGGGCAAGCGCGTCGACTATTCGGGCCGTTCGGTCATCGTGACGGGTCCGGAACTCAAGCTGCACCAGTGCGGTTTGCCCAAGAAGATGGCGCTCGAACTGTTCAAGCCGTTCATCTACGCGCGTCTGGATGCCAAGGGTCTGTCGATGACCCTGAAGCAGGCCAAGAAGTGGGTCGAAAAGGAGCGCAAGGAAGTCTGGGACATCCTGGACGAAGTGATCCGCGAACACCCCGTCATGCTGAACCGTGCGCCGACGCTGCACCGTCTTGGCATTCAGGCGTTCGAACCCGTGCTGATCGAAGGCAAGGCGATCCAGCTGCACCCGCTCGTCTGCTCGGCCTTCAACGCCGACTTCGACGGTGACCAGATGGCCGTCCACGTGCCGCTTTCGCTGGAAGCCCAGCTGGAAGCGCGCGTGCTGATGATGTCGACCAACAACATCCTGTCGCCAGCGAACGGCAAGCCGATCATCGTGCCTTCGCAGGACATGGTCTTGGGCATCTATTACCTTTCGATGGACCGCGCAGGCGAGCCGGGCGAAGGCATGATGCTGGCCGACATGGCCGAAGTGCATCAGGCATTGGAAGTGAAGGCGGTAACCCTCCACTCCAAGATCATCGCCCGCGTCCCGCAGACCGACGAGGCTGGCAAGCAGTACCTCAAGCGTTTCGAAACGACGCCGGGCCGCATGCTGATCGGCGAGTGCCTGCCCAAGAACTTCAAGGTGCCGTTCGACGTCGTCAATCGTCTTCTGACGAAGAAGGACGTCGGCGACGTGATCGACGAAGTGTACCGTCACACCGGCCAGAAGGACACCGTGCTGTTCGCCGACGCGATCATGTCGCTCGGCTTCCGCCACGCGTTCAAGGCCGGTATCTCGTTCGGCAAGGATGACATGATCATCCCCGACAGCAAGGATGCCCTGGTTGCGGAAACCAAGGAGCTTGTTGCCGATTACGAGCAGCAATATCAGGACGGCCTGATCACCCAGCAGGAAAAGTACAACAAGGTGATCGACGCCTGGAGCCGTTGCGGCGACCAGGTGGCAAACGCCATGATGGACGAAATTCGTGCTGAGCCGATCGACGAGGAAACCGGCCGTCTCAAGCCGATCAACTCGATCTACATGATGAGCCACTCGGGCGCGCGTGGTTCGCCGGCGCAGATGAAGCAGCTCGCAGGTATGCGCGGTCTGATGGCCAAGCCTTCGGGCGAGATCATTGAAACGCCGATCATCTCGAACTTCAAGGAAGGTCTGACCGTTCTTGAATACTTCAACTCCACCCACGGCGCCCGTAAGGGTCTGGCCGATACCGCGCTCAAGACGGCAAACTCGGGTTACCTGACCCGCCGTCTGGTCGACGTGTCGCAGGATTGCGTCGTGATCGAGGAAGATTGCGGCACCGAACGCGCGCTGGAAATGCGCTCGATCGTGCAGGGCGGCGCGACCATTGCTTCGCTCGGCGAACGCATCCTTGGCCGTACGCTGGCCGAAGATCTGGTTGAAGCCAAGACCGGCGAAGTCGTTGCGTTCAAGGGCGATCTGCTCGACGAACCGGCGATCACCCGGATCGAAGCGGCTGGCTTCCAGTCGGCGCGCATCCGCTCGCCGCTGGTCTGCGAAGCGACCATGGGCGTTTGCGGCAAGTGCTACGGGCGCGATCTTGCCCGCGGTACGCCGGTCAACATCGGTGAAGCTGTCGGCGTCATCGCCGCGCAGTCGATCGGTGAACCGGGCACGCAGCTGACCATGCGTACCTTCCACATCGGTGGGGCGGCGCAGGTCAACGAGCAGTCGCACCTTGAGGCGATCAGCGACGGTACCGTGGTTTACCGCGATATCCCGACGATCACCGACAAGCGCAACCGTCGTCTGTCGCTCGCCCGCAACGGCGAAATCGTGCTGATGGATACCGATGGCCGTGAGCGCGCAATTCACCGCGTCCCTTACGGTACGCATCTTATCCATGAGAACGGCTCGATCGTTGCTCAGGGCGATCGTCTGGCCGAGTGGGATCCGTTCACCACGCCGGTCATCACCGAAAAGCCCGGCATCGTGCGCTATCAGGATCTTGTCGACGGCAAGACCCTGACCGAGCAGACCGACGAAGCGACCGGCATGACCAGCCGCGTCATCACCGAGAACCGCTCGATCAACCGCAGCAAGAAGGAGGACCTGCGTCCTCGCCTGACCCTGCTTGACGACGATTCGGGTGAAGCTGCACGCTACCTTCTGGCCGTGGGGACCACGCTCTCGGTTGAAGATGGCCAGCGCGTCGAAGCGGGTGAAATCCTTGCCCGTGCATCGCGCGAAGCTGCCAAGACCCGCGACATCACCGGCGGTCTGCCGCGCGTTGCCGAACTGTTCGAGGCGCGTAAGCCCAAGGACAATTCGATCATCGCCAAGATTGCCGGGCGCATCGAATTCGTGCGTGACTACAAGGCCAAGCGCAAGATCGCGATCATTCCGGAAGAGGGTGAACCGGTTGAGTATCTGGTCCCGAAGAGCCGCGTGATCGACGTGCAGGAAGGCGACTACGTCAAGAAGGGCGACAACCTGATCTCGGGTTCGCCTGATCCGCACGACATTCTGGAAGTGATGGGCGTTGAGGCTCTGGCCGAATACCTCGTCGCGGAAATCCAGGAAGTCTACCGACTGCAGGGCGTGAAGATCAACGACAAGCACATCGAGGTGATCGTTCGCCAGATGCTGCAGAAGGTTGAAATCACCAACGGTGGCGACACCACCCTGCTTGCCGGCGAACAGGTCGATCTCGAAGAGATGCTCGAAGTCAACGCCAAGCTCGAGGAGGGCTTCGCGCCAGCCGAAGGCAAGCCGGTGCTGCTCGGGATCACGAAGGCTTCGCTGCAGACGCGTTCGTTCATCTCGGCTGCATCGTTCCAGGAAACCACGCGCGTGCTCACGCAGGCCGCGGTTGAGGGCAAGACGGACTCGTTGATCGGTCTCAAGGAGAACGTGATCGTGGGCCGTCTGATCCCGGCTGGTACGGGTGCGGGCATGAACCGCCTGCGCGTGGCTGCAAACTCACGCGATGCGGCACTGCGCGCTTCGTACCGCAAGCTTCAGGAATCGCTGATCGCTCCGGCGTCAGCAGCCGAAGAGCATGCGGCCGAACTGGCACAGGGTCCTGAAGCTGCGATCGGTGACGATCCGCTGGCGGCAGTCGAGGGTGAAACCCACGGCACCGATGCCGATGCCGGTGACTACCTGATCGAAGGCAGCGAGGACTGA
- a CDS encoding methyl-accepting chemotaxis protein — translation MIKDQTSRGAKLVVGLILAGIAIAAIGIGYIRFGGPLHRQNLLQDELLADILPPPAFVVEPYLHATWAIADPAHAGDALEELKEEHELFRQRKAYWQKADVPEELRAEVTATIGAADAFWAALDSAFIPAMTSGDLATMKAVHAAKLTPAYIRQHDAVSHLVESSGKYRTGLMDKAQLLVGILIMVFVAIALAIVGVINLAARMIRKMVVAPLVDTAESMQRMAEGDYSGGAQGLERQDEIGMMARAIVVFRDNGLARQAAEQDQRMVVAALSSGLECMARQDLEFRICNEFPAGYEELRRNYNSAVAALASAMRTVRVGSSSVLNAITEIRAATDDLAYRNEQQASSLAQTAAAMNSVTGSVRETAASARSVQDAIARAHGEASDGGDVVQRAVDAMAKIEASAQEISQIITVIDGIAFQTNLLALNAGVEAARAGDAGRGFAVVASEVRALAQRSADAAQHIKTLIETSTAQVSEGVSLVGETGERLIGIVEQVATVDGLLASIAEAASQQAESLVGVNVSVAEMDQMTQANAAMVEQSSAATHSLSREAERLTQLVESFRTRDSEGRPAHAANASAMRRTSGLQVERAGTKLALASG, via the coding sequence GTGATCAAGGACCAGACTTCGCGTGGGGCCAAGCTCGTCGTCGGCTTGATCCTTGCAGGAATTGCCATTGCCGCAATCGGCATCGGCTACATCCGCTTCGGAGGGCCGCTTCACCGGCAGAACCTTCTGCAGGACGAATTGCTGGCGGACATCCTGCCGCCTCCCGCTTTCGTCGTCGAACCTTATCTGCATGCCACCTGGGCCATTGCCGACCCCGCCCATGCTGGGGATGCGCTCGAGGAACTGAAGGAGGAACATGAGCTGTTTCGCCAGCGCAAGGCCTATTGGCAGAAGGCCGACGTTCCCGAGGAATTGCGCGCGGAAGTGACCGCCACTATCGGTGCCGCCGATGCGTTCTGGGCAGCGCTCGACAGCGCATTCATTCCGGCCATGACGTCTGGTGATCTCGCCACGATGAAGGCGGTCCATGCCGCCAAACTGACACCCGCCTATATCCGGCAGCACGATGCGGTGAGTCACCTAGTCGAAAGCTCGGGCAAGTATCGCACCGGGTTGATGGACAAGGCCCAGCTTCTCGTCGGGATCCTCATCATGGTCTTCGTGGCGATCGCTCTGGCCATTGTCGGCGTGATCAACCTTGCTGCGCGGATGATCCGGAAAATGGTCGTCGCGCCATTGGTGGATACGGCTGAATCGATGCAACGCATGGCCGAAGGCGACTATTCCGGCGGAGCGCAGGGGCTCGAGCGGCAGGATGAAATCGGGATGATGGCGCGAGCAATTGTCGTGTTCCGGGACAACGGGCTGGCGCGACAGGCTGCAGAACAGGACCAGCGGATGGTTGTCGCCGCCCTTTCCTCAGGGCTGGAGTGCATGGCCCGGCAGGATCTTGAATTTCGCATCTGCAATGAATTCCCGGCGGGGTATGAGGAACTCAGGCGCAATTACAATTCCGCCGTCGCTGCACTGGCCTCGGCGATGCGTACCGTGCGCGTCGGCTCATCGAGCGTACTGAATGCCATCACTGAAATCCGGGCGGCAACCGACGATCTTGCCTATCGAAACGAGCAGCAGGCTTCGAGTCTTGCCCAGACCGCCGCGGCAATGAACAGTGTCACTGGCAGCGTGCGCGAGACTGCCGCCAGTGCGCGCAGCGTGCAGGATGCCATTGCCCGCGCGCATGGCGAGGCCAGCGATGGCGGCGACGTGGTGCAGCGCGCGGTCGATGCCATGGCCAAGATCGAAGCCTCGGCCCAGGAAATCAGCCAGATCATCACCGTGATCGATGGTATCGCTTTCCAGACCAATCTTTTGGCGCTGAACGCCGGGGTCGAAGCGGCGCGGGCAGGGGATGCGGGCAGGGGATTTGCGGTTGTTGCATCGGAAGTGCGCGCGCTGGCCCAGCGTTCTGCCGACGCTGCACAACACATCAAGACCCTGATCGAGACAAGCACCGCGCAAGTCAGCGAAGGCGTGAGCCTTGTCGGCGAAACCGGCGAGCGGCTGATCGGCATCGTCGAACAGGTGGCAACCGTCGATGGTCTGCTTGCCAGCATTGCCGAAGCGGCATCGCAGCAGGCGGAAAGCCTCGTAGGAGTCAACGTCTCCGTGGCAGAGATGGACCAGATGACTCAGGCCAACGCGGCCATGGTAGAGCAATCGTCGGCGGCAACGCACAGCCTATCGCGAGAAGCCGAACGCCTGACCCAACTGGTCGAAAGCTTCCGAACCCGCGATTCAGAAGGCCGTCCGGCCCATGCGGCAAATGCCTCTGCCATGCGCCGAACTTCCGGCCTGCAAGTGGAACGCGCCGGGACAAAGCTGGCCCTGGCGTCCGGCTGA
- the glpX gene encoding class II fructose-bisphosphatase — MTDKPTNPAPSQVLDRVLVLEMVRVTEAAAIGASRLIGRGDEKAADAAAVEAMRAAFNELYMDGTVVIGEGERDEAPMLYIGEKVGSAPGVGPKIDIALDPLEGTTITAKAGPNALAVLAVAEEGGLLNAPDVYMDKLAVGPGYPEGIIDLDKSPTENVQAVAAAKGVAPGDIIVCVLDRPRHEALIAELRSLGCGIALIPDGDVAGVIAVTNDDTGIDMYMGTGGAPEGVLAAAALRCVGGQFKGRLLFRNEDEKQRAYKWGITDLNKQYDLIELAKGDCIFAATGVTDGSLLAGVKVRKDGTMTTETVVMRASSGTVRWVKGEHRKGR; from the coding sequence GTGACCGACAAGCCCACCAACCCCGCCCCATCGCAAGTCCTTGACCGCGTGCTCGTGCTCGAAATGGTGCGCGTCACCGAAGCCGCTGCCATCGGCGCGTCGCGCCTGATCGGGCGCGGCGATGAAAAGGCCGCCGACGCTGCCGCCGTCGAGGCGATGCGCGCGGCGTTTAACGAGCTGTACATGGATGGCACCGTGGTCATCGGCGAGGGCGAACGCGACGAAGCCCCGATGCTGTACATCGGCGAGAAGGTCGGCTCGGCTCCGGGCGTAGGCCCCAAGATCGACATCGCATTGGATCCGCTCGAGGGCACGACGATCACCGCCAAGGCCGGGCCGAATGCGCTTGCCGTGCTGGCAGTCGCCGAAGAAGGCGGGCTGCTCAACGCGCCCGACGTCTACATGGACAAGTTGGCGGTCGGCCCGGGCTATCCCGAAGGCATCATCGACCTCGACAAGTCGCCGACCGAGAACGTCCAGGCCGTCGCCGCCGCCAAGGGCGTCGCGCCGGGCGACATCATCGTCTGCGTGCTCGACCGGCCGCGCCATGAAGCGCTTATCGCCGAACTGCGCTCGCTGGGTTGCGGTATCGCGCTGATCCCGGACGGTGACGTTGCGGGCGTGATTGCGGTCACCAACGACGACACCGGCATCGACATGTACATGGGAACCGGCGGCGCGCCCGAAGGCGTGCTGGCCGCAGCCGCGCTGCGCTGCGTCGGAGGCCAGTTCAAGGGCCGTCTGCTGTTCCGCAACGAGGACGAAAAGCAACGCGCTTACAAGTGGGGCATCACCGATCTCAACAAGCAGTATGACCTGATCGAATTGGCCAAGGGCGACTGCATCTTTGCAGCCACCGGCGTCACCGACGGCTCACTTCTGGCAGGCGTGAAAGTTCGCAAGGACGGCACGATGACCACCGAAACCGTGGTCATGCGCGCCTCGTCGGGCACCGTGCGCTGGGTCAAGGGCGAGCACCGCAAGGGCCGCTGA
- a CDS encoding homoserine dehydrogenase has product MSEPLRIALAGLGTVGGGVIRLIEANAKLIERRAGRPIVITTVSARNRNKDRGFDVSQYAWEDDMVILGERPDVDVVVELVGGADGPALALARTTFEAGKALVTANKAMIAHHGVELATKAEAAKVALKFEAAVAGGIPVIKGLKEGVAANEIARVYGILNGTCNFILSTMEDTGRDFADVLAEAQAKGFAEADPSFDIDGIDAAHKLSILSSIAFGTAVDFKPVAATGIRRVLAADIAQADALGYYIRLIGMAQTEIDADGNRRLFQRVHPHLVHRDHPLAHVDGATNAVVAEGNFVGRLLFQGAGAGDGPTASAVVADLIDIARGDIGAPFSIPVAELDYAAPAEVGHRIGKAYIRFNVADRPGVLAEITAAMRDAGVSIESLIQKGNSDNAQVMVAMVTHEGPESAITEALRLLEGSPALAEAPLVMHILGD; this is encoded by the coding sequence ATGAGCGAACCTTTGCGCATCGCGCTGGCCGGACTCGGTACGGTCGGCGGCGGGGTAATCCGGCTGATCGAGGCGAACGCCAAACTGATCGAACGCCGCGCAGGCCGCCCGATCGTGATCACCACCGTCAGCGCCCGCAACCGCAACAAGGATCGCGGCTTCGACGTTTCGCAGTACGCTTGGGAAGACGATATGGTCATCCTTGGCGAGCGGCCAGACGTCGATGTCGTGGTGGAACTGGTCGGCGGTGCGGATGGTCCGGCACTGGCGCTGGCGCGCACCACCTTCGAGGCTGGCAAGGCGCTCGTCACAGCCAACAAGGCTATGATCGCCCATCACGGCGTTGAACTCGCCACCAAGGCCGAAGCAGCCAAGGTCGCGCTCAAGTTCGAAGCGGCAGTCGCAGGCGGCATCCCGGTGATCAAGGGCCTGAAGGAAGGCGTCGCCGCCAACGAGATCGCGCGAGTCTATGGCATCCTCAACGGCACCTGCAATTTCATCCTCTCGACCATGGAAGATACGGGCCGCGATTTCGCCGACGTGCTGGCCGAAGCGCAGGCAAAGGGCTTTGCCGAAGCCGACCCGAGCTTTGACATCGACGGCATCGACGCCGCACACAAGCTCTCGATCCTGTCATCGATTGCCTTCGGCACGGCAGTGGACTTCAAGCCCGTCGCCGCGACGGGCATTCGCCGCGTGCTCGCTGCCGACATCGCGCAGGCCGATGCGCTGGGTTACTATATCCGCCTGATCGGCATGGCGCAGACCGAAATCGACGCGGACGGCAACCGCCGCCTGTTCCAGCGCGTCCACCCCCACCTCGTCCACCGCGATCACCCGCTGGCCCATGTCGACGGTGCGACCAACGCGGTTGTGGCCGAGGGCAACTTCGTCGGACGGCTGCTGTTCCAGGGTGCTGGTGCGGGCGATGGCCCGACGGCTAGCGCAGTCGTTGCCGACCTGATCGACATCGCGCGCGGTGATATCGGCGCACCGTTCTCGATTCCGGTCGCTGAACTCGATTATGCCGCGCCCGCCGAAGTCGGCCACCGCATCGGCAAGGCCTATATCCGCTTCAACGTGGCCGACCGGCCCGGTGTTCTCGCCGAGATCACTGCGGCCATGCGCGATGCGGGCGTATCGATCGAAAGCCTGATCCAGAAGGGCAATTCGGACAATGCCCAGGTCATGGTGGCCATGGTTACGCATGAGGGCCCTGAAAGCGCGATAACCGAGGCGCTGCGCTTGCTCGAAGGTTCGCCTGCGCTCGCCGAAGCGCCGCTGGTCATGCACATTCTGGGCGACTGA